The Neomonachus schauinslandi unplaced genomic scaffold, ASM220157v2 HiC_scaffold_2216, whole genome shotgun sequence DNA segment CTGCCTCACCGGCCGCCTCCCACTTGCGCCGGCTGATCTGCGCCCGCCGTGTCCGCCGCGGTCCAGGAGCGCAGGTCCTCGTTCAGGGCGATGTAATCCGCGCCGTCGTAGGCGTCCTGCCTGTACCCGCGGAGGAGGTTCCCGTCGGACCCCACGTCACAGCCGCACATTTTCTGGATGGTGTGAgaccctggccccagccccgcGGTCAGCCACGCCCCGCAGCCCCACCCCCGCCTTCAGTCCCCTCCGCCCCCCCATCGTCCCTTCCCGGACAAGAAAGAGATGAAATCCAAACATAAAGTAGAACTGCTCAAGCGTCCGCTGGCTCTTCCTGGATCGGGGGACCGGTGGGTCCCGCAGCCTCAGGATGGCGCTCGGAACCAGCGACCCCAGCAGGTCCGTGGGGATGGGGGTCGTGACCGGGACCCGGGCCCGCGTCGCTCACCGGCCTCGCTCTGGTTGTAGTAGCCCCGCAGGACGTTCAGGCTCCCTCGGAAACTCTGTGCGTTGCTCTTGGCGATCCGCGTCTCCAGGTCCCAATACTCCGGCCCCTCCTGCTCCATCCACGGCGCCCGCGGCTCCATCCTCGGACTCGCCGCGTCGCTGTCGAAGCGCACGAACTGCGTGTCGTCCACGTAGCCGACGATGACGAAGCGGGGCTCCCCGCGGCCGGGCCGGGACACGGAGGTGTAGAAATACCTCATGGAGTGGGAGCCTGCGGGCGCGGAGGGGCTGAGACCCCGCGCGACCCTCGTCCCGCCGCGGGGCCGAGGCCCAGGGGGAGGCGGccgggagggcaggggaggggcaccgAGGGCGGGAGAGCAGGGcggaggcggggaggggcgggggagcaCAGGCCgtggcggggccgggggcggctGGGGGGCTCGGGCGGGGGCGGCGGAGAGGCGCCTTCCCCGGGGGTCCCGCGTCCCCGCCCCGCGGTCCCCTCGCTCCCGCCCCGCAGAGGCCCTTTCCTCCCGCCGCCGCACTCACCCGCCCAGGTCTCGGTCACGGCCAGGGCCGCCGACAGCAGCAGGACGAGGGTTCGGGGCATCACGACCTGCATCTTCGGGGTCTGGGGAGACTGTGAGTCGCCGCTGGGCTCCCGGGGCGGGTGCGGAGACTTTATAACCGGGAACCGCGGTGCCGCTGATTGGCTTTTCCAGAAACCCGACACCCAATGGGAATGCGAACCGGCGCCTTGTCAGGAGTCTCCAGGCAGGAGGACCCGACACAGGTTGTGAGACGGAGAAGTGAAACCGGGGAGATGGGGACTCCCCGGCACCGGGCTTCCCCACCCCAGACACCGCCCTGGGGCCTGAGACCCTGAGAGGCAGGCGCAGGGACCTGGGACTTTGCCCCGACCCCTCACCTACTGCACGGCGCGCTCTTTGTCACACCGTCTCCCTGAGTCGTGGCCCAGGAGCTGTGTGagtcagtgattctcaaaacATCGTGTTCTCAGGATATCTATACAGTCTCACAGATTACTGAGGATCCCAAGGATATTTTGGGTCTGTGGGTTGTATCTATCGGTATTTACCATAGTAGGAATAAAACAGGTTGagaaattcattaatttatttagaatCATATTAATAACCCATGGcatgaaaacaaatattattttttgtgaaACATAAGTATTTCCGAAATAAGCAGCATGGTGAGAAGAGCGGTTTTGTTgcgttttacatttttgcaagtcTCTTTCTTGTCTGTCTCCTTAGAACACCCTTGCACCTTCAGATTTGCTTCTGCATTTtttgaaatgtatgaaaaaaattacacactTGCACAAATAGGGCAGAATAACATGTTTCATAAACTTTTCAGATACTTCTCTATGTTCATCTTAGATACTACATTAAAACTACACAActatttctgtaatttatttGCAAAGTGGAACGTGAAATTGTATCATGACTATGTCCttctctgttacattaaaatccacaGGCCCATCTTGCACACTGAATGGATCTTGTACTaatgcatgactttttttttttaaaggaatgtgtTGTTTCATGAAGTTATATACGTGCTCCAGTGTTGA contains these protein-coding regions:
- the LOC110581264 gene encoding LOW QUALITY PROTEIN: patr class I histocompatibility antigen, A-126 alpha chain-like (The sequence of the model RefSeq protein was modified relative to this genomic sequence to represent the inferred CDS: deleted 1 base in 1 codon) is translated as MQVVMPRTLVLLLSAALAVTETWAGSHSMRYFYTSVSRPGRGEPRFVIVGYVDDTQFVRFDSDAASPRMEPRAPWMEQEGPEYWDLETRIAKSNAQSFRGSLNVLRGYYNQSEAGSHTIQKMCGCDVGSDGNLLRGYRQDAYDGADYIALNEDLRSWTAADTAAQISRRKWEAAGEAERYRNYLEGTCVEWLGRHLENGKETLQRAEPPNAHVTHHPISGQRVTLRCWALGFYPAEITLTWHHNGEDLTQDTELVETRPAGDGTFQKWAAVVVPPGQEQRYTCHVQHEGLPEPLTLRWQPPPQPTIPIIWIIAGVVLLAVTVAMTGAVIWRKKRSGREWSGEI